A section of the Sedimentisphaera cyanobacteriorum genome encodes:
- the rplU gene encoding 50S ribosomal protein L21 produces the protein MYAIVEQGGKQYKVSQGDVINIELTDLENGAEVLEMDKVLFVSDGQEIKIGKPYIDGAKVTAKVKYFDKKTGEEAEKTAVFKGKKVYPTYFRRRKHSRKRVGHRQKYLQVVVDAIEA, from the coding sequence ATGTACGCAATAGTAGAACAAGGCGGAAAACAATATAAAGTGTCTCAGGGAGATGTGATCAACATCGAACTTACCGACCTGGAAAACGGTGCGGAAGTGCTTGAGATGGATAAAGTGCTCTTCGTAAGCGACGGGCAGGAAATCAAAATCGGCAAACCGTATATCGACGGTGCGAAGGTTACTGCGAAAGTAAAATACTTCGACAAGAAAACCGGCGAAGAGGCCGAGAAAACTGCGGTATTCAAGGGCAAAAAGGTTTACCCAACTTATTTCCGCAGAAGGAAGCACAGCAGAAAGAGAGTTGGACACCGCCAGAAATACCTTCAGGTAGTGGTGGATGCAATCGAAGCATAA
- the panB gene encoding 3-methyl-2-oxobutanoate hydroxymethyltransferase, which yields MKKQKVADLYEKKKNSERFSLITCYDYTMARILSKTGVDMLLTGDSASQMVLGENNTLNISVDMLIALTKAVRRGAPDKLVAADMPFMSYQPSIERALINAGRFAAEAEADAVKIESGWPQVETVRAAAESGICVIAHIGLRPQSIGLKGRPKAEGTYAEDAADLIRLALALEHAGAGFILLEAAARETAELMQQKLSIPLIGCGAGPACDGQVLVVNDVMGMFDGPSPKFARKYAEIGASISAAANAYHEDVISGAYPQDNECYHIKPREKQKLDEMLKDL from the coding sequence ATGAAAAAACAGAAGGTTGCAGACTTATACGAAAAGAAAAAAAACAGCGAGCGGTTTTCCCTTATAACCTGCTACGACTACACAATGGCGCGAATCCTCAGCAAAACAGGTGTTGATATGCTGCTGACAGGCGATTCTGCCTCGCAGATGGTTCTGGGAGAGAACAACACGCTCAATATATCTGTGGATATGCTCATTGCCCTAACTAAAGCAGTAAGAAGGGGAGCCCCCGATAAGCTCGTTGCGGCGGATATGCCTTTTATGTCTTACCAGCCTTCAATAGAGAGGGCGCTTATAAATGCGGGCAGATTTGCTGCCGAGGCGGAGGCAGATGCTGTGAAGATTGAATCCGGCTGGCCGCAGGTGGAAACGGTGCGTGCTGCGGCAGAAAGCGGAATCTGCGTTATAGCTCATATTGGCCTGAGACCTCAGTCTATTGGGCTCAAGGGCAGGCCAAAGGCAGAAGGCACTTACGCAGAGGATGCCGCAGACCTTATCAGGCTCGCACTCGCCCTTGAACATGCGGGGGCAGGGTTTATCCTGCTTGAGGCAGCTGCAAGGGAAACAGCGGAGCTAATGCAGCAAAAGCTTTCTATTCCGCTGATCGGCTGCGGAGCAGGGCCTGCCTGCGACGGGCAGGTGCTTGTGGTTAATGATGTGATGGGGATGTTCGACGGGCCTTCACCTAAATTCGCAAGGAAATACGCCGAAATCGGCGCCAGCATATCTGCTGCTGCAAATGCATATCACGAGGATGTTATTTCAGGCGCATACCCGCAGGACAATGAATGCTACCACATCAAACCCCGAGAGAAACAAAAGCTTGATGAGATGCTGAAAGACCTGTAG
- a CDS encoding restriction endonuclease, with the protein MNRYLELSIEYANQRSYLDDLFSVYPTIPEGIRDIDQQAWGKVEAAFNEGNNYELIRRLLEFDLFPIKDSYVAYLRRDKSALERNPKTTNRLAGRLYEMGLDLIYQKCSEAKETNRQIGPMFRKWAASKSLGLMPCSLEEFVSNNEDAVLKGSDVHLMRFAKEHLGYNHNKGLDLVARFNGKYVIGEAKFLTDFGGHQSSQFRDALATLNAEVDAVAVAVLDGVLYIPGKNKMYTELTEIYAEKNIMSALLLREFLYSL; encoded by the coding sequence ATGAATAGATACCTTGAGCTAAGCATTGAATATGCGAATCAAAGGTCTTACCTTGATGATTTGTTTTCTGTTTATCCTACTATTCCTGAAGGTATCAGAGATATAGACCAGCAGGCTTGGGGCAAGGTAGAAGCCGCATTCAATGAGGGCAATAATTACGAATTGATTAGACGCCTTCTTGAATTTGATTTATTCCCAATAAAGGACAGTTATGTAGCGTACCTGCGGCGAGATAAAAGCGCCTTGGAAAGAAACCCTAAAACAACAAACAGATTGGCTGGCCGGCTTTATGAGATGGGGTTGGATTTGATTTATCAGAAATGCAGCGAGGCAAAAGAAACTAACCGCCAGATAGGGCCTATGTTTCGAAAATGGGCGGCAAGCAAATCTTTAGGTCTCATGCCCTGTTCTTTGGAGGAATTTGTCTCCAATAATGAAGATGCTGTTCTTAAAGGCAGTGATGTACATTTGATGCGATTCGCAAAAGAACATTTAGGATATAATCACAATAAAGGGCTTGACTTAGTTGCAAGATTTAATGGTAAATATGTAATCGGAGAAGCAAAATTCCTTACAGATTTCGGCGGACACCAAAGTTCACAGTTCAGAGATGCTCTGGCAACGCTGAATGCTGAGGTTGATGCGGTTGCTGTAGCGGTATTGGATGGCGTATTGTACATCCCGGGAAAAAATAAAATGTACACAGAACTAACTGAAATTTATGCTGAAAAGAATATAATGAGTGCATTGCTGCTTAGAGAATTCTTGTACAGCTTATAA
- a CDS encoding IS5 family transposase: protein MKAKNNKAGLLFQQPLKPLVNPDHSLVQLSEVVNWSRFEEKFGSLYSPDSGRPAKPIRLMVGLQYLKYTFNLSDEAIVAGWVENPYWQYFCGERYFQHEPPIDPTSMTKWRNKVKSDGLEELLEETIKAGLKLKVIKKNDFNKLVADTTVQQKNITYPTDAKLCHKLRIKLVDLAKASKLQLRQSYERVGKRAYVMQGRYRRARQFKRAKKEVKKLRNYLRRITKEVERNIAGNEQLRIIFDTLLQAAKKLLAQTKKSKNKLYSIHEPHVCCIGKGKSHKKYEFGNKVGIVTTAKNNFIVGALGFEGNPYDGHTLRANLKQTMNLIGREKLGDVYVDGGYKKHGCEDIGNVEIVEKGWRKKKRSIKRWIKRRSSIEPTIGHLKEDNRLGRNFLKGVEGDKMNALGSAFGYNMRKLLKKFTFAYIFMLKIIEFYRNLAMKSKLKTRLA, encoded by the coding sequence ATGAAGGCAAAAAACAATAAAGCAGGCTTACTCTTTCAGCAGCCATTAAAACCTCTTGTAAATCCTGATCACTCTTTAGTCCAACTCTCAGAGGTTGTCAACTGGTCTCGCTTTGAAGAAAAGTTTGGCAGTTTATACAGTCCTGATTCAGGCAGGCCGGCCAAGCCGATTCGCCTGATGGTCGGCCTTCAGTATCTCAAGTACACTTTCAATCTCAGCGATGAAGCAATCGTTGCCGGCTGGGTTGAGAATCCTTACTGGCAGTATTTCTGCGGCGAAAGATACTTCCAGCACGAGCCTCCTATTGATCCAACCAGTATGACTAAGTGGCGTAATAAGGTAAAATCTGATGGTCTTGAAGAGCTGCTCGAAGAAACTATCAAAGCCGGCTTGAAGCTTAAGGTTATCAAAAAGAACGATTTCAACAAGCTCGTTGCAGATACAACCGTTCAGCAGAAGAACATCACTTATCCGACCGACGCAAAACTCTGCCACAAACTGCGCATTAAGCTTGTAGATCTTGCAAAAGCATCAAAACTCCAACTTCGCCAAAGCTACGAAAGGGTTGGGAAAAGGGCGTATGTAATGCAGGGCAGGTATCGACGTGCAAGACAGTTCAAAAGAGCTAAAAAAGAAGTGAAGAAATTAAGGAACTACCTGCGGCGAATTACGAAAGAGGTCGAGCGGAATATAGCAGGCAATGAGCAGTTAAGAATAATTTTTGATACATTGCTTCAAGCCGCTAAGAAGCTTTTAGCCCAGACAAAGAAAAGCAAAAATAAACTCTACAGTATTCACGAACCTCACGTCTGCTGCATTGGGAAAGGCAAAAGCCACAAGAAATATGAGTTTGGAAATAAGGTTGGAATTGTAACTACTGCCAAGAATAATTTTATCGTAGGAGCGTTGGGCTTTGAAGGAAACCCTTATGATGGCCATACTCTTCGGGCTAATCTGAAGCAGACAATGAATTTAATCGGGAGAGAAAAGCTTGGAGATGTTTATGTTGATGGAGGATACAAGAAACATGGCTGCGAAGATATTGGAAATGTTGAAATTGTAGAAAAGGGCTGGCGAAAAAAGAAACGAAGTATCAAGAGGTGGATTAAGAGAAGATCGAGCATAGAACCAACGATAGGCCACCTCAAAGAAGACAACAGGTTGGGAAGAAACTTCTTGAAAGGTGTAGAAGGGGACAAAATGAACGCCCTCGGCAGCGCTTTTGGGTACAATATGCGTAAACTTCTAAAGAAGTTTACTTTTGCCTATATTTTTATGCTTAAAATTATTGAATTTTACAGAAATTTGGCAATGAAAAGCAAATTAAAGACTCGATTAGCCTGA
- a CDS encoding Tex family protein yields MNKNHVSKISKQLNVRQEQVESAAKLLGEGCTVPFIARYRKEATGNLDEVAITSVRDTLSQLEELDSRRETILKTIEEQGKLTDKLKAEIMAAETLSKLEDIYLPYRPKRRTRAAMAKEKGLEPLAEFLLKQSDQSIEKEAEKFIEEQKEVPDAKTALAGARDIIAEKINEDAEIREKIRELFSSEGRFVTKVVKGKEEEAEKFKDYFEWSEPVKTAPSHRVLAMRRGASEKLLTLHIEAPSDKAAEIIEERYVAAENEAGMQVRAAGEDAFKRLLSLSMETEIRMETKKLADEEAIKVFSENLRELLLSPALGEKSVLALDPAFRTGCKLVCLSRQGTLLYDDVVYPHTGEAKRKEAEEKIKSLCEKYEIETIAYGNGTASRETGEFLKAIDHGRDIPVVMVNESGASVYSASEAARDEFPEKDVTVRGAVSIGRRLMDPLAELVKLDPKSIGVGQYQHDVDQKKLKAGLDDTVISCVNSVGVDINTASRQLLTYVSGLGPAIAGRIIEYRDTNGAFSGREELRKVSGVGDKCFQQSAGFLRIRGGSNPLDASAVHPESYGIVEKIASDIGSCISEIIANRQLVSKIEIDKYITDNIGRPTLLDIKEELLKPGRDPRKKFEIFSFAEGLSDIKDLKPGMKIPGIVTNVTAFGAFVDVGVHQDGLVHISELADKFIKDPMDVVKVHQKVMVTVVDADPERKRISLSMRAAPGKPAKPKQSSQGNENRKRNRKPENKKPKPDKKNKNPNTFGEGLNIEL; encoded by the coding sequence ATGAATAAAAACCACGTATCTAAAATCTCTAAACAGCTTAACGTTAGGCAGGAGCAGGTTGAATCAGCTGCCAAACTTTTGGGCGAAGGATGCACCGTACCGTTTATCGCAAGGTACAGAAAAGAGGCCACAGGCAATCTTGATGAAGTGGCGATTACTTCTGTGCGGGATACGCTCTCTCAGCTTGAGGAGCTGGATTCAAGGCGAGAAACAATCCTCAAAACTATAGAAGAGCAGGGCAAGCTTACTGACAAGCTCAAGGCCGAAATAATGGCCGCTGAGACGCTCTCCAAGCTTGAAGATATATACCTTCCCTACCGCCCCAAGCGAAGGACAAGGGCAGCAATGGCAAAGGAAAAAGGCCTCGAGCCGCTTGCTGAATTTCTGCTTAAACAGTCAGATCAAAGCATCGAAAAAGAGGCTGAAAAATTCATCGAAGAACAGAAGGAAGTGCCAGATGCCAAGACAGCCCTTGCAGGGGCGAGGGATATTATTGCCGAAAAAATAAACGAGGATGCAGAGATACGTGAGAAAATCCGTGAGCTGTTCAGCAGTGAAGGCAGATTCGTAACGAAGGTTGTTAAAGGCAAAGAAGAGGAAGCGGAAAAATTCAAGGACTATTTCGAATGGTCTGAGCCGGTGAAGACAGCCCCTTCTCACAGGGTTTTGGCTATGCGCAGAGGCGCTTCTGAGAAACTGCTCACCCTGCATATCGAGGCGCCCTCAGATAAAGCGGCTGAGATAATCGAAGAGAGGTATGTTGCAGCAGAGAATGAAGCGGGAATGCAGGTTAGAGCTGCGGGAGAAGATGCCTTCAAAAGACTGCTTAGCCTTTCAATGGAAACTGAGATTCGAATGGAAACCAAAAAGCTCGCTGATGAAGAGGCGATTAAGGTGTTCAGCGAGAACCTCCGCGAGCTCCTGCTCAGCCCTGCTCTCGGGGAGAAAAGCGTTCTCGCCCTAGACCCGGCCTTCCGGACAGGCTGCAAGTTAGTATGCCTTAGCAGGCAGGGCACACTGCTTTATGATGATGTGGTTTACCCGCATACAGGCGAGGCAAAGCGCAAAGAAGCAGAGGAAAAAATCAAGTCTCTATGCGAGAAATACGAAATTGAAACAATCGCTTACGGCAACGGAACAGCAAGCCGGGAGACAGGCGAATTTCTCAAGGCTATAGACCACGGCAGGGATATTCCGGTGGTTATGGTGAATGAATCTGGCGCTTCGGTGTATTCTGCCTCGGAGGCGGCAAGGGATGAATTCCCCGAGAAAGACGTAACTGTGCGCGGGGCGGTATCAATCGGCAGGCGTCTTATGGACCCGCTTGCAGAGCTGGTGAAGTTAGACCCTAAATCCATAGGTGTGGGGCAGTATCAGCATGATGTAGATCAGAAGAAGCTCAAGGCAGGCCTTGACGATACAGTAATCAGCTGCGTGAACAGTGTGGGCGTGGATATAAATACAGCCAGCAGGCAGCTATTGACATACGTATCAGGTCTCGGGCCTGCGATTGCAGGCAGGATAATCGAATACCGCGATACCAACGGGGCTTTCTCAGGCAGAGAAGAGCTTCGTAAGGTTTCGGGAGTGGGGGATAAATGCTTTCAGCAGTCTGCCGGCTTCCTTCGGATTAGAGGCGGAAGCAACCCGCTCGATGCAAGCGCTGTGCATCCGGAGTCTTACGGGATTGTGGAAAAAATTGCCTCGGATATAGGCAGCTGCATTAGCGAGATTATTGCAAACAGGCAGCTGGTTTCCAAGATTGAAATCGACAAATACATAACTGATAACATTGGCCGGCCAACATTGCTGGATATAAAAGAAGAGCTTCTAAAGCCCGGCAGAGACCCGCGTAAGAAATTCGAGATTTTCAGCTTTGCTGAAGGGCTCAGCGATATAAAAGACTTAAAGCCCGGGATGAAAATTCCAGGCATCGTTACAAACGTTACCGCTTTCGGGGCTTTTGTGGATGTTGGGGTGCATCAGGACGGGCTCGTGCATATCAGCGAGCTGGCAGATAAATTCATCAAAGACCCGATGGATGTGGTGAAGGTTCATCAGAAGGTGATGGTTACCGTGGTTGATGCTGACCCTGAAAGGAAACGAATTTCTCTGAGTATGCGAGCAGCACCGGGGAAACCTGCCAAACCAAAACAATCCTCTCAAGGCAATGAAAACCGCAAACGTAACAGAAAACCGGAAAACAAAAAGCCAAAACCTGACAAAAAAAACAAAAACCCAAACACATTCGGAGAAGGCCTGAATATTGAGCTTTGA
- the argH gene encoding argininosuccinate lyase produces MADKQKSWQHRLENTPDELAMNFVESLSYDRRLYKYDIQGSIAHCEMLEKQGLMSRSEREAVVKGLLEIQAEIEAGSFVFDVSQEDIHMAVEAALIEKTGDAGRKLHTGRSRNDQIATDMRLWMRDQISALLDKLAGLQTAFVELAEKYTEDVMPSYTHLQRAQPIVIAAYLLSFTEQFERDKGRLKDLAVRVNISPLGSGAAAGSTLPIDREITAEKLGFAGITQNSIDAVSDRDFCAEFAFACSMIMTHLSKLAEDFIIFSSTEFSFVKISDKYCTSSSMMPQKRNPDMLELIRGKAGNVFGSLSSLMMMLKAQPSTYNRDLQEEKIHIFNAADYAENCLEMAAAIVSNTQFRTDKIASGIDEGFLDATSLAEYLVKKGVPFRQAHGTVGTAVALCEKRGLKLAELELDEFKKLSDAVEEDVYESLTAANVAKAYTSPGAAGKAQSEERIRYWKEKLQG; encoded by the coding sequence ATGGCGGATAAACAGAAAAGCTGGCAGCACAGGCTGGAAAATACTCCCGATGAGCTTGCGATGAATTTCGTGGAGTCATTATCGTACGACAGAAGGCTCTACAAATACGACATTCAGGGTTCAATCGCCCATTGCGAAATGCTCGAGAAGCAGGGGCTGATGAGCAGATCTGAGCGTGAGGCGGTAGTTAAGGGGCTGCTGGAAATACAGGCAGAGATTGAAGCGGGCAGCTTCGTGTTTGATGTATCTCAGGAAGATATACATATGGCAGTTGAGGCGGCGCTGATTGAGAAGACAGGGGACGCAGGCCGCAAACTGCATACAGGCAGAAGCCGGAACGACCAGATAGCAACGGATATGCGGCTCTGGATGAGAGACCAGATCAGCGCGCTGCTGGATAAGCTCGCCGGCCTGCAGACGGCATTTGTTGAGCTAGCAGAGAAATACACCGAAGACGTGATGCCATCCTATACCCACCTCCAGCGGGCGCAGCCGATTGTGATTGCGGCATACCTTCTCAGCTTCACCGAGCAGTTCGAGCGGGACAAGGGCAGGCTGAAAGACCTTGCTGTGAGGGTGAATATCTCGCCTCTGGGCAGCGGGGCTGCTGCCGGGTCCACTTTGCCGATAGACCGCGAGATAACAGCAGAAAAGCTCGGCTTTGCCGGAATAACTCAAAACAGCATAGACGCTGTTTCAGACCGCGACTTCTGCGCGGAATTCGCTTTTGCCTGCTCGATGATTATGACCCACCTCTCCAAACTTGCAGAGGATTTCATAATCTTCAGCTCAACAGAATTCAGCTTCGTGAAGATCAGCGATAAATACTGCACTTCATCGAGTATGATGCCGCAGAAACGAAATCCCGATATGCTTGAGCTCATCCGAGGGAAAGCAGGGAACGTGTTCGGCTCGCTGAGCTCGCTTATGATGATGCTCAAGGCGCAGCCCAGCACATACAACCGCGACCTGCAGGAGGAGAAGATCCATATCTTCAATGCAGCGGATTACGCGGAAAACTGCCTTGAAATGGCAGCGGCCATAGTTTCTAATACGCAGTTTCGTACGGATAAAATTGCCTCGGGTATAGACGAGGGCTTCCTCGATGCCACGAGCCTCGCTGAATATCTCGTGAAAAAGGGCGTACCTTTCCGTCAGGCGCACGGGACAGTGGGAACTGCAGTAGCCCTTTGCGAGAAACGTGGGCTTAAGCTTGCCGAGCTGGAGCTGGATGAATTCAAGAAGCTCTCTGATGCAGTGGAAGAAGATGTGTACGAAAGCCTCACCGCTGCAAATGTTGCCAAGGCCTATACAAGCCCTGGAGCAGCGGGGAAGGCGCAGTCTGAGGAGAGGATTCGGTATTGGAAAGAAAAACTGCAAGGGTAA
- a CDS encoding metallophosphoesterase family protein yields MKLVLLSDIHSRFPRSDELESELKTADAVLISGDITGFGSYDEGEAIIKHIKKFCKSVFAVGGNCDTFEIARMIENLDVSVHGQAGNAGGLCVTGVSGVERGRMPLNFYDILENSIASEKNCRKLAVISHEPAFGTDRCGRSSSRKGNRNIREFAEKYQPVLAVSGHVHEAWGSQKIGKTVYINPGAWLERRFATVMLDNNLEFSGAEFHS; encoded by the coding sequence ATGAAATTAGTTTTACTCTCAGACATTCATTCTCGCTTTCCTCGAAGCGATGAGCTCGAATCAGAGCTCAAAACAGCCGATGCAGTATTGATTTCCGGCGATATAACCGGCTTCGGTTCCTACGATGAAGGCGAGGCGATTATCAAACACATCAAGAAATTCTGCAAGAGCGTGTTTGCAGTAGGGGGCAACTGCGACACATTTGAGATTGCCCGTATGATTGAGAATCTCGACGTCAGCGTGCACGGACAGGCAGGAAACGCGGGCGGACTTTGCGTTACAGGAGTTAGCGGAGTTGAGCGGGGCAGAATGCCTTTAAACTTCTACGACATCCTTGAAAACTCCATCGCATCTGAGAAAAACTGCCGCAAACTTGCGGTTATATCGCACGAACCTGCATTCGGAACAGACCGCTGCGGGAGAAGCAGTTCACGAAAGGGAAATAGGAATATCAGGGAATTCGCTGAGAAATATCAGCCTGTATTAGCCGTGAGCGGGCACGTTCACGAGGCTTGGGGCAGCCAGAAAATAGGCAAAACCGTTTATATAAATCCGGGGGCTTGGCTGGAAAGACGCTTCGCAACTGTTATGCTTGATAATAACCTCGAATTTTCCGGAGCGGAGTTTCACAGCTGA
- a CDS encoding bifunctional folylpolyglutamate synthase/dihydrofolate synthase, translating to MARTTKTKSCSSSRKKDAGKTIRGYKEAMDYIFSHTDYEKQRLLRYNITTFDLTRMYRLLKEMKNPEKGQNFIHIAGSKGKGSTSTMLARMLEAGGYKVGLYTSPHITSMHERISVNNKHITERQMTALVREIKPAVDKLAKENIQPTFFELLTAMAFVHFKNQKADYVVLETGLGGRLDSTNVVQPLITAITQISIDHQRQLGYKIEQIAKEKAGIIKEGVPVVTIDQDENALEVIKADSEAKNSPLWITGVNVDFSSRFESSREDGPHTRICVQSETSKFEHLKVPLPGDHQALNCGLALTIIDQLKNLGCEIENEDIVKGLENVHMPGRMEVVFNEPTVIVDAAHNAASLRALIATIGQHIPYDSLIFIFGCNADKDIHGMLDQLQYGADKVIFTRSSSPRAISPDELAEEYNELTGRMCQTSLSLGDALKIAGSAVTRGDVICISGSVYLVGDAIKRFNRIKEAARANAAQQ from the coding sequence ATGGCACGCACAACAAAAACTAAATCGTGCAGCTCTTCCCGAAAAAAAGACGCCGGCAAAACCATCAGGGGTTATAAAGAGGCGATGGATTATATCTTTTCTCATACCGACTATGAGAAACAGCGTCTGCTGAGATATAATATTACGACCTTCGATTTGACCCGTATGTACAGGCTGCTGAAAGAGATGAAAAACCCTGAGAAAGGGCAAAATTTCATCCACATAGCCGGCTCAAAGGGCAAAGGTTCTACATCCACCATGCTTGCAAGAATGCTTGAAGCAGGCGGGTACAAGGTGGGGCTGTACACCTCGCCGCACATAACTTCAATGCATGAAAGGATTTCGGTAAACAATAAACATATAACAGAACGGCAGATGACTGCCCTAGTTCGTGAGATTAAGCCTGCAGTGGACAAGCTCGCAAAAGAGAATATTCAGCCTACATTTTTCGAGCTGCTCACGGCGATGGCTTTTGTTCATTTCAAGAACCAGAAAGCAGACTACGTTGTTTTAGAAACAGGCCTCGGCGGAAGGCTCGACAGCACAAACGTGGTTCAGCCCCTGATTACTGCTATAACGCAAATCAGCATAGACCATCAGCGTCAGCTGGGCTACAAAATCGAACAGATTGCCAAAGAGAAGGCCGGAATAATCAAAGAAGGCGTTCCAGTGGTAACGATAGATCAGGATGAGAACGCTCTTGAGGTAATCAAGGCTGATTCTGAGGCCAAAAACTCCCCGCTCTGGATTACCGGGGTGAATGTGGACTTCTCGAGCAGATTCGAATCCAGCAGAGAAGACGGGCCTCATACCAGAATCTGCGTGCAGTCTGAGACGAGCAAATTCGAGCATCTTAAAGTTCCGCTGCCGGGAGATCATCAGGCTCTCAACTGCGGGCTTGCTCTGACAATCATAGATCAGCTCAAAAATTTGGGCTGCGAAATCGAAAACGAGGATATCGTAAAGGGGCTTGAAAACGTGCATATGCCCGGCCGGATGGAGGTTGTGTTCAACGAACCGACGGTTATAGTTGATGCAGCTCACAACGCTGCCAGCCTCAGGGCTCTTATAGCCACTATCGGACAGCATATACCATACGATTCGCTTATCTTTATCTTCGGCTGCAATGCCGATAAGGATATACACGGCATGCTAGACCAGCTCCAGTACGGGGCGGACAAGGTGATTTTCACGAGAAGCTCCTCGCCCAGGGCAATAAGCCCTGATGAACTTGCAGAGGAATACAACGAGCTTACCGGCAGGATGTGCCAGACCTCCCTCTCGCTCGGCGATGCTCTCAAAATTGCCGGAAGCGCCGTTACAAGAGGCGATGTAATCTGCATATCAGGCAGCGTTTATCTCGTTGGCGATGCAATCAAACGGTTCAACAGAATCAAGGAAGCTGCAAGAGCTAATGCTGCTCAGCAGTAG
- a CDS encoding site-specific DNA-methyltransferase, translating to MKNLLIKGENLEALELLIKERGLEGSIDLVYIDPPFATGTDFKVSLNRSSTVSSSRTGSLAYSDKVKGSEFIEFLRKRMLLLKELLSERGSIYLHTDCKIGHYVKIMMDEVFGVENFRNDITRIKCNPKNFNRTGFSNIKDMILFYSKGKNPIWNEPREDYSEKDREKLFPKNDSNGRRYTTVPIHAPGETKNGRSSQEFKGIKPPAGRHWRVDVETLESWDKQGLLEWSSSGNPRKIIYADEKEGKRVQDIWEFKDPQYPTYPTEKNSKMLEMIIKTSSIEASTVLDCFCGSGSTLRAAERLNRSWIGIDSSAQAIETSQKNISKDFSANALFDSCSGYEMLDISEQTMV from the coding sequence ATGAAAAATCTTTTGATAAAAGGCGAAAATCTGGAAGCTTTGGAGCTTCTGATAAAAGAAAGAGGGCTAGAAGGCAGTATAGACTTAGTTTATATAGACCCTCCCTTTGCAACTGGAACGGATTTTAAGGTTTCTTTGAATCGCAGCTCAACTGTAAGTTCATCCAGAACAGGCAGTCTTGCATATTCAGACAAAGTGAAGGGAAGCGAGTTTATAGAATTCCTGAGAAAAAGGATGCTCCTTCTAAAAGAGCTGCTATCAGAGAGAGGGTCTATATACCTTCATACTGATTGCAAGATTGGTCATTATGTTAAGATAATGATGGACGAGGTTTTTGGGGTTGAGAATTTCAGAAATGATATAACTCGAATAAAATGTAATCCCAAAAATTTCAACCGTACTGGATTCAGTAATATAAAGGATATGATACTTTTTTATTCTAAAGGAAAAAATCCAATCTGGAACGAACCCCGTGAAGATTATTCTGAGAAAGACAGGGAAAAGTTGTTTCCTAAAAATGATTCGAACGGCAGGCGATATACTACAGTGCCGATCCACGCACCCGGAGAAACGAAAAACGGCAGGTCTTCGCAGGAATTCAAGGGAATAAAGCCGCCAGCAGGAAGGCATTGGCGGGTGGATGTGGAAACTCTGGAAAGCTGGGATAAACAGGGGCTGCTGGAATGGTCTTCCAGCGGCAACCCGAGAAAAATAATATATGCAGACGAAAAAGAAGGCAAGAGAGTTCAGGATATATGGGAATTCAAGGACCCCCAATACCCTACTTATCCAACTGAAAAAAACTCTAAAATGCTGGAGATGATAATTAAAACATCTTCCATAGAAGCGAGCACGGTTTTAGATTGTTTCTGCGGGTCTGGAAGTACGCTCAGAGCTGCAGAAAGACTCAACAGAAGCTGGATTGGAATAGACAGCTCTGCTCAGGCAATAGAAACATCGCAGAAAAATATTAGTAAAGACTTTTCTGCAAATGCTCTTTTCGATTCCTGCAGCGGCTATGAAATGTTAGATATTTCAGAACAGACAATGGTTTAA